Proteins encoded by one window of Myxococcus fulvus:
- a CDS encoding serine/threonine-protein kinase: MRSIPLDAPQPRSEEPARLSGDGEVVGGRYRIMEFLGRGGAGTVWRAQDLLTGPVAIKRLHKTVEDLVRLPLGENTPSSAARHELALSLAHEFQTLASVRHPQVISVLDYGFDAENRPYLAMDLLEDARHLVKAGSHQPLDVQVDLLVQTLQALAYLHRRGIIHRDLKPANVLVARGQVKVLDFGLAVGREQVHRAQPGGTPGYLAPELFEDQPPSEVTDLFSVGAMACQMIFGRLPFDGKAPPAPADFPDALHAVLERMVSKDARKRPRSADEVIAQLCAATRRPLPAESVTTRESFLQAARYVGRARELSLLSSVLDAALLGRGGGLLVGGESGVGKSRLLDELRPLALVRGAVVLRGQAVAAGGSPYQEWRPVLRWLSILTPLDDREASVLKPLVPDLEAVLGRPVPDPADLGAEMAQARLLQVVEDIFSRLTQPTVVLLEDLHWAHGESLLLLSRLAGRATGLPLLLLGSFRDDEAPGLPAQLPALDVLRLPRLDAGEIAVLSESMIGPAGARPHLVELLRRETEGNPFFLVEVARALAEEAGGLDRLGDMPLPERVFAGGVRRLVRRRLEKVSASSRDLLRVAAIVGRQVDVTLLEHAAPGVDVERWLSYCAGAAVLDVADGHWRFAHDKLREGVLEELAAAERPLLHRRVAEAMEAAYGENSARTAALCYHWGEAGDFAREVEYAQRAGEEALRVGACREALPFLSRALERVSPKDALRLGHLEALLAEARFQLGELEAFRGHAERALRHFGWPVPTTRVGWAVGTLMQMGVRLVQSARPDAQGVESEERRRVRRVAGRLLMRLTDAFIYGQEALPVLWSGLRMLNLCEPAGASPELARGYTNMAVVAGAVPVRPVAEAWVGRAREVAERVGSPADLAYVLCRNAVYATYIARWAEVEAWLERATGIVDSVGDLRLAEECRALYTVVGCYQGKFQRGLPLMDWLENSARRRGALQTQHWALHYQAHIHLRLGDHLKARAALEQTVVWTEAQGGLTDRIILDGTLALVRLREGDVAGARAAAEKALAKLTAGKSVAHFVYFGVTAVAEVLLTLWERDGGKDTSLVQGAREACRAVEGFARVFSFAEPAAKLWRGCEAWLSGDAPRAHAAWRDCVALAMAKGTSYEEARATGAGATPSLGGPVAWAPPDTGTGALRTDGHAGRRGAGEGVTRLGCLVD, translated from the coding sequence ATGCGTTCCATCCCACTCGATGCGCCACAGCCTCGTTCCGAGGAACCCGCGCGCCTGTCCGGCGACGGCGAGGTCGTGGGCGGCCGCTACCGCATCATGGAGTTCCTGGGGCGGGGCGGCGCGGGCACGGTGTGGCGCGCGCAGGACCTGCTGACAGGCCCGGTCGCCATCAAGCGGCTGCACAAGACGGTGGAGGACCTGGTGCGGTTGCCGCTGGGGGAGAACACCCCGTCCTCGGCGGCGCGGCACGAGCTGGCGCTGTCGTTGGCGCACGAGTTCCAGACGCTCGCCTCGGTGCGCCACCCCCAGGTCATCAGCGTGCTGGACTACGGCTTCGACGCCGAGAACCGGCCGTACCTGGCCATGGACCTGCTGGAGGACGCGCGGCACCTGGTGAAGGCCGGCAGCCACCAGCCGCTCGACGTGCAGGTGGACCTCTTGGTGCAGACGCTCCAGGCGCTCGCGTACCTGCACCGCCGGGGCATCATCCACAGGGATTTGAAGCCCGCCAACGTGCTGGTGGCGCGCGGCCAGGTGAAGGTGCTCGACTTCGGGCTGGCGGTGGGGCGCGAGCAGGTGCACCGCGCGCAGCCGGGCGGCACGCCGGGCTACCTGGCGCCGGAGCTGTTCGAGGACCAGCCGCCCTCGGAGGTGACGGACCTCTTCAGCGTGGGCGCCATGGCGTGCCAGATGATTTTCGGGCGGCTGCCCTTCGACGGGAAGGCGCCGCCCGCGCCCGCGGACTTCCCCGACGCGCTGCACGCGGTGCTCGAGCGCATGGTGTCGAAGGACGCGCGCAAGCGGCCGCGGAGCGCGGACGAGGTGATTGCCCAGCTGTGCGCCGCGACGCGCCGGCCGCTGCCCGCCGAGTCCGTCACCACACGCGAGAGCTTCCTGCAGGCCGCGCGCTACGTGGGCCGCGCGCGCGAGCTGTCGCTCCTGTCGTCCGTGCTGGACGCGGCGCTGCTGGGGCGCGGGGGCGGGCTCCTGGTGGGCGGGGAGAGCGGGGTGGGCAAGTCGCGCCTGCTCGACGAGCTGCGGCCCCTGGCGCTGGTGCGCGGCGCGGTGGTGCTGCGCGGCCAGGCGGTGGCGGCGGGCGGCAGTCCGTATCAGGAGTGGCGGCCGGTGCTGCGGTGGCTGTCCATCCTCACTCCGCTGGATGACCGCGAGGCGAGCGTCCTCAAGCCGCTGGTGCCGGATTTGGAGGCGGTGCTGGGGCGGCCGGTGCCGGACCCGGCGGACCTGGGCGCGGAGATGGCGCAGGCGCGCCTGCTGCAAGTGGTGGAGGACATCTTCTCCCGGCTGACGCAGCCCACGGTGGTGCTCCTGGAGGACCTGCACTGGGCCCACGGCGAGTCGCTGCTGCTGTTGTCCCGGCTGGCGGGGCGCGCCACCGGGTTGCCGTTGCTGTTGTTGGGCAGCTTCCGCGACGACGAGGCCCCGGGCCTGCCCGCGCAGCTGCCGGCGCTGGACGTGCTGCGCCTGCCGCGGCTGGACGCGGGGGAGATCGCGGTCCTCAGCGAGTCGATGATTGGCCCGGCCGGCGCGCGGCCGCACCTGGTGGAGCTCTTGCGCCGCGAGACGGAGGGCAACCCGTTCTTCCTGGTCGAGGTGGCGCGGGCGCTGGCGGAGGAGGCGGGCGGGCTGGACCGGCTGGGCGACATGCCGCTGCCCGAGCGCGTCTTCGCCGGTGGCGTGCGACGGCTGGTGCGTCGTCGGCTGGAGAAGGTGTCGGCCAGCTCGCGGGACCTGCTGCGCGTGGCGGCCATCGTCGGACGGCAGGTGGACGTGACGCTGCTCGAGCACGCGGCGCCCGGCGTGGACGTGGAGCGGTGGCTGTCCTACTGCGCGGGGGCGGCGGTGCTGGACGTGGCGGACGGGCACTGGAGATTCGCGCACGACAAGCTGCGTGAGGGCGTGCTGGAGGAGCTGGCCGCCGCGGAGCGGCCCCTGTTGCACCGCCGCGTCGCGGAGGCGATGGAGGCGGCGTACGGCGAGAACTCCGCGCGCACGGCGGCGCTCTGCTACCACTGGGGCGAGGCGGGCGACTTCGCGCGCGAGGTCGAGTACGCGCAGAGGGCCGGCGAGGAGGCCCTGCGGGTGGGCGCGTGCCGGGAGGCGCTGCCGTTCCTCTCGCGCGCGCTGGAGCGGGTGTCCCCGAAGGACGCGCTGCGGCTGGGCCACCTGGAGGCGCTGCTCGCCGAGGCGCGCTTCCAGCTGGGAGAGCTGGAGGCGTTCCGCGGCCACGCGGAGCGGGCGCTCAGGCACTTCGGCTGGCCGGTGCCGACGACGCGCGTGGGCTGGGCGGTGGGCACGCTGATGCAGATGGGGGTGCGGCTGGTGCAGAGCGCCCGGCCGGACGCGCAGGGCGTGGAGTCCGAGGAGCGGCGGCGGGTGCGGCGCGTGGCGGGGCGGCTGCTCATGCGGCTCACCGACGCGTTCATCTACGGGCAGGAGGCGCTGCCGGTGCTCTGGTCGGGCCTGCGCATGCTGAACCTGTGCGAGCCGGCGGGTGCGTCCCCGGAGCTGGCGCGCGGCTACACCAACATGGCGGTGGTGGCGGGCGCGGTGCCGGTGCGGCCGGTGGCCGAGGCGTGGGTGGGCCGCGCGCGCGAAGTGGCCGAGCGCGTGGGCAGCCCCGCGGACCTGGCCTACGTGCTGTGCCGCAACGCCGTGTACGCGACGTACATCGCGCGGTGGGCGGAGGTGGAGGCGTGGCTGGAGCGCGCCACGGGCATCGTCGACTCGGTGGGGGACTTGCGCCTGGCGGAGGAGTGCCGCGCGCTCTACACCGTGGTGGGGTGCTACCAGGGCAAGTTCCAGCGCGGGCTGCCGCTGATGGACTGGCTGGAGAACTCGGCGCGTCGGCGCGGGGCGCTCCAGACGCAGCACTGGGCGCTGCACTACCAGGCCCACATCCACCTGCGCCTGGGTGACCACCTGAAGGCCCGCGCGGCGCTGGAGCAGACGGTGGTGTGGACGGAGGCGCAGGGCGGCCTCACGGACCGCATCATCCTGGACGGCACGCTGGCGCTGGTGCGGCTGCGCGAGGGTGACGTGGCGGGCGCGCGCGCGGCGGCGGAGAAGGCGCTCGCCAAGCTCACCGCGGGCAAGTCGGTGGCGCACTTCGTCTACTTCGGCGTCACCGCGGTGGCGGAGGTGCTGCTCACGCTGTGGGAGCGCGACGGCGGCAAGGACACGTCCCTGGTGCAGGGCGCTCGCGAGGCGTGCCGCGCGGTGGAGGGCTTCGCCCGGGTGTTCTCCTTCGCCGAGCCCGCGGCGAAGCTGTGGCGCGGCTGTGAGGCGTGGCTGTCTGGCGATGCTCCGCGCGCCCACGCCGCGTGGCGCGACTGTGTGGCATTGGCCATGGCGAAGGGCACGTCGTACGAGGAGGCGCGCGCGACTGGAGCTGGCGCGACACCTTCCCTCGGAGGACCCGTCGCGTGGGCCCCACCTGACACGGGCACTGGAGCGCTTCGAACAGATGGGCACGCGGGACGACGTGGCGCGGGCGAAGGTGTTACGAGGCTCGGGTGTCTAGTGGATTGA
- a CDS encoding exopolysaccharide biosynthesis protein: MSTTPSSSSARFSDTQVQLSTTLRALAARLPESLTVRELMQACGEQGLLLFCCILTFPFLLPVSIPGVSTVFGALIVLIGVGVTLNRVPWLPRKLQEKMLSRASLQPALEKGADVFTKVDRLSKPRLLALTHGASTNRFNGFMLFVAGVLLMMPFGFVPFSNTLPALAALFFAIGILQRDGYAILLGHGMTLGTIVYFGALIFGAVQGGRSLASLMGG, from the coding sequence ATGTCCACGACGCCCTCTTCGTCCTCCGCCCGGTTCTCCGACACCCAGGTCCAGCTCTCCACCACGCTGCGCGCCCTGGCGGCGCGGCTGCCCGAGTCGCTCACCGTGCGTGAGCTGATGCAGGCGTGCGGCGAGCAGGGCCTCTTGCTCTTCTGCTGCATCCTGACCTTCCCCTTCCTGCTGCCCGTGTCCATCCCGGGCGTCTCCACCGTGTTCGGCGCGCTCATCGTGCTCATCGGCGTGGGCGTGACGCTCAACCGGGTGCCCTGGCTGCCGCGCAAGCTGCAGGAGAAGATGCTGTCGCGCGCGTCGCTGCAGCCCGCGCTGGAGAAGGGCGCGGACGTGTTCACCAAGGTGGACCGGCTGAGCAAGCCGCGCCTGCTCGCGCTCACCCACGGCGCCAGCACCAACCGCTTCAACGGGTTCATGCTCTTCGTCGCCGGCGTGCTGCTGATGATGCCCTTCGGCTTCGTGCCCTTCAGCAACACCCTGCCCGCGCTGGCCGCGCTGTTCTTCGCCATCGGCATCCTGCAGCGCGACGGCTACGCCATCCTGCTGGGCCACGGCATGACGCTGGGGACCATCGTCTACTTCGGCGCGCTCATCTTCGGCGCCGTCCAGGGCGGCCGCAGCCTGGCCAGCCTCATGGGCGGCTGA
- a CDS encoding DUF2378 family protein, whose translation MAPALDTREPLVFPQSFEGLIRALGDQLDERCVGRLKQVGVDTQGKLAPAYPLEVWLGALKVAADTLAPQLPLEEGAAVVGRRFVEGFSGTLIGGALLTTVRLLGPERMLARMTRNLRTGTNYLEATLEPRGPAHYALTCRPVVVAGFYVGLFLAGLEASGARHPSVQVVRRQGEEAVYDIAWS comes from the coding sequence ATGGCGCCCGCCTTGGACACCCGCGAGCCGCTCGTCTTCCCCCAGAGCTTCGAAGGACTCATCCGCGCGCTGGGAGACCAGCTCGACGAGCGCTGCGTCGGACGGCTCAAGCAGGTGGGCGTCGACACCCAGGGGAAGCTGGCCCCCGCCTATCCCCTGGAGGTGTGGCTGGGCGCGCTCAAGGTCGCCGCCGACACGCTCGCCCCCCAGCTTCCGCTGGAAGAGGGCGCCGCCGTCGTGGGCCGCCGCTTCGTGGAGGGCTTCAGCGGGACGCTCATCGGCGGCGCGCTGCTCACCACCGTGCGCCTGTTGGGCCCTGAACGCATGCTGGCGCGCATGACGCGCAACCTGCGCACGGGCACCAACTACCTGGAGGCCACGCTGGAGCCCCGGGGGCCCGCGCACTACGCGCTCACCTGTCGCCCCGTGGTGGTGGCGGGCTTCTACGTGGGCCTGTTCCTGGCGGGCCTGGAGGCCAGCGGCGCTCGCCACCCCTCCGTGCAGGTTGTCCGTCGGCAGGGCGAGGAAGCGGTGTACGACATCGCCTGGAGCTGA
- a CDS encoding phospholipase D-like domain-containing protein, with the protein MRWWMAWLVVAAVAVTGCPVACTKERPRVFQLKGEVGSRGPDFAVALYQTVGVRMAPGNHLTWTNNGDVFDVMVEEVRRAKVSMNLVMFIWRPGRASDRMVEAMTERARAGVACRVMVDPFGSAGFEAEVKPKLEAAGCRAHLFRPLPADENLARNHRKVLVVDGRVGVTGGLAIQDEWLGNGLSEREYRDTNARVTGPVVEQMQQAFAENWQETTGELLPPEDFPTLAMPVPGLDGAGEGWAAFVGSTANPEVTRAERLTQLLVRAATKRLWIAQSYFTPNGPLSELLQERARAGVDVRVLAPGDFNDQKFVTVAQRATYDSLLKAGVRVWEYQPSMMHAKTMLVDDRLVLVGSINYDPLSFNILEEGSLVLEDLDAARQMEAFFLEDLSHAREVGDTGQVSR; encoded by the coding sequence ATGCGGTGGTGGATGGCGTGGCTGGTGGTGGCGGCGGTGGCCGTGACGGGGTGTCCCGTCGCGTGCACGAAGGAGCGGCCGCGCGTGTTCCAGCTCAAGGGCGAGGTGGGCTCGCGCGGGCCGGACTTCGCGGTGGCGCTCTACCAGACGGTGGGCGTGCGCATGGCGCCGGGCAACCACCTGACGTGGACGAACAACGGGGACGTGTTCGACGTCATGGTGGAGGAGGTTCGCCGGGCGAAGGTCTCCATGAACCTGGTGATGTTCATCTGGCGGCCGGGGCGGGCGTCGGACCGGATGGTGGAGGCGATGACCGAGCGCGCCCGCGCGGGGGTGGCCTGTCGGGTGATGGTGGACCCGTTCGGCAGCGCGGGGTTCGAGGCGGAGGTGAAGCCGAAGCTGGAGGCGGCGGGGTGTCGGGCGCACCTGTTCCGCCCGCTGCCCGCGGACGAGAACCTGGCGCGCAACCACCGCAAGGTGCTGGTGGTCGACGGGCGCGTGGGTGTCACGGGCGGCCTGGCCATCCAGGACGAGTGGCTGGGCAACGGCCTGAGTGAGCGCGAGTATCGCGACACGAACGCGCGCGTGACGGGCCCGGTGGTGGAGCAGATGCAGCAGGCGTTCGCGGAGAACTGGCAGGAGACGACGGGGGAGCTGTTGCCGCCCGAGGACTTCCCCACGCTGGCCATGCCGGTGCCGGGGCTGGACGGCGCGGGCGAGGGCTGGGCTGCCTTCGTGGGGAGCACGGCGAACCCGGAGGTGACGCGGGCGGAGCGGCTGACGCAGCTGCTGGTGCGCGCGGCGACGAAGCGGCTGTGGATTGCCCAGTCGTACTTCACGCCGAACGGGCCGCTGTCGGAGCTCTTGCAAGAGCGGGCGCGCGCGGGCGTGGACGTGCGGGTGCTGGCGCCAGGGGACTTCAACGACCAGAAGTTCGTCACGGTGGCGCAGCGGGCGACGTACGACTCGCTGTTGAAGGCGGGGGTGCGCGTCTGGGAGTACCAGCCGTCGATGATGCACGCGAAGACGATGTTGGTGGATGACCGGTTGGTGTTGGTGGGGTCCATCAACTACGACCCGCTGTCGTTCAACATCCTGGAGGAGGGCTCGCTCGTGCTGGAGGACCTGGACGCGGCGAGGCAGATGGAGGCGTTCTTCCTGGAGGACCTGTCACACGCGCGCGAGGTGGGGGACACGGGGCAGGTGTCTCGCTGA
- a CDS encoding SDR family oxidoreductase — protein sequence MTEPSRLLFVAGATGATGRNVVKQALERNVPLIAHVRPKSAETEPARSWPRKALVELARGDELAEAMKGSTTVLQLIGTMRKRFGSGDTYETSDIGTTRHLVEAARRVGVDHIVLLSSVGAGRPVGAYLKAKAEAERLVRESGIAWTVVRPPAFEGEYHHPPAILRTLAKLKPLRGLRPIHLDQLAAVLLRVAERRAPLGAVLEGDSLWSEVAATGR from the coding sequence ATGACCGAGCCCTCCCGTCTTCTGTTCGTCGCTGGAGCCACGGGGGCCACGGGGCGCAACGTGGTGAAGCAGGCGCTGGAGCGGAACGTGCCGTTGATCGCGCACGTGCGTCCGAAGAGCGCGGAGACGGAGCCGGCGCGGAGCTGGCCGCGCAAGGCGTTGGTGGAGCTGGCGCGTGGGGACGAGCTGGCGGAGGCGATGAAGGGGAGCACGACGGTGCTCCAGCTCATCGGGACGATGCGCAAGCGCTTCGGGTCCGGGGACACGTACGAGACGAGCGACATCGGGACGACGCGGCACCTGGTGGAGGCGGCCCGGCGCGTGGGCGTGGACCACATCGTGTTGCTGAGCTCGGTGGGCGCGGGCCGGCCGGTGGGCGCGTATCTGAAGGCGAAGGCCGAGGCCGAGCGGCTGGTGCGCGAGAGCGGCATTGCGTGGACGGTGGTGCGTCCGCCCGCGTTCGAGGGCGAGTACCACCACCCGCCCGCGATTCTGCGCACGCTGGCGAAGCTGAAGCCGCTGCGCGGGCTGCGTCCGATTCACCTGGACCAGCTCGCCGCCGTGCTGCTGCGCGTGGCCGAGCGGCGAGCACCGCTGGGTGCGGTGCTCGAGGGCGACAGCCTGTGGAGCGAGGTGGCGGCGACCGGGCGGTGA